In SAR86 cluster bacterium, a single genomic region encodes these proteins:
- a CDS encoding aromatic ring-hydroxylating dioxygenase subunit alpha produces the protein MPTKKEVQAKFSGPSARDIIASDKKPAEDFLLKEENDFQGDKDIDFTRYTSQEFFDQEMSLMWPKVWQWACREEHLQKVGDTYIYEFGNYSIIIVKSKNDLLQAFLNTCSHRGTKICPNEGSGSLKFFRCPFHGWSWNLDGTIKNIPGNWDFPHVSDKTHGLQKVKCDVWGGFVFINLDLEAGPLQEYLEVLPDHFEKTPLENRHITLHIEKTLPANWKASQEAFLEAYHSFETHRSPNGANCQYDVFGKRTSRFLHNRGTYSPMALDDYPGDEWRKPPLTEEEILKNFGIVDLETTSVPDGETAREVAAKEIRLNLGDRLGVDLSNYSDSLILDSIQYHLFPNMFFFPGITIPMCYRFRPLKNDPEKTIFDIMFLSPLPKGAKHPDPPQPYKIDIHESYQDISELGLLGRVFDEDTNNLILQQEGFKTNRKKGLTLGNYQESRIRRIHATLDEFLKAKI, from the coding sequence ATGCCAACCAAAAAAGAAGTACAAGCAAAATTCTCAGGACCATCTGCAAGGGATATCATTGCGTCAGATAAAAAACCTGCAGAGGACTTTTTGTTGAAAGAAGAAAATGACTTTCAAGGAGATAAGGACATAGACTTTACTAGATACACTTCTCAAGAATTCTTTGATCAAGAAATGTCTTTAATGTGGCCTAAAGTATGGCAATGGGCTTGCCGTGAAGAGCATCTTCAAAAAGTAGGTGATACTTATATTTATGAATTTGGTAATTATTCTATCATTATAGTGAAATCTAAGAACGATCTATTACAGGCTTTTTTAAATACTTGTTCACATAGAGGAACAAAAATATGTCCTAATGAAGGATCTGGTTCTTTAAAATTCTTTCGCTGCCCATTCCATGGTTGGTCATGGAATTTAGACGGCACAATTAAAAATATACCAGGAAATTGGGACTTTCCTCATGTATCAGACAAAACGCATGGCCTTCAAAAAGTTAAATGTGATGTCTGGGGAGGTTTTGTTTTTATAAACCTTGATCTAGAAGCTGGACCACTGCAAGAATACTTAGAAGTATTGCCAGATCATTTTGAGAAAACGCCATTAGAAAATAGACACATAACTTTGCATATTGAAAAAACTTTACCAGCTAATTGGAAAGCATCTCAAGAAGCTTTTCTTGAAGCTTATCATAGCTTTGAAACACATAGATCTCCAAACGGTGCAAATTGTCAATATGATGTTTTTGGAAAAAGAACAAGTAGGTTTTTGCATAATAGAGGAACTTATAGTCCTATGGCCCTAGATGATTATCCTGGAGATGAATGGAGAAAGCCTCCATTAACAGAAGAAGAGATACTCAAAAATTTCGGCATAGTAGATCTAGAAACTACTTCGGTCCCAGATGGAGAAACTGCTAGAGAAGTCGCTGCTAAAGAAATTAGATTAAATTTAGGAGATAGACTGGGTGTAGATTTATCTAACTATAGTGATAGTTTAATATTAGACTCTATTCAATATCATCTGTTTCCTAATATGTTTTTCTTTCCTGGGATTACAATTCCAATGTGTTATAGATTCAGGCCTTTAAAAAATGATCCTGAAAAAACTATATTTGATATTATGTTTCTTAGTCCACTCCCAAAAGGAGCAAAGCATCCAGATCCGCCTCAACCTTATAAAATAGATATTCATGAATCTTACCAAGATATATCTGAATTAGGTCTACTAGGAAGAGTTTTTGATGAAGACACAAATAACCTAATCTTGCAACAAGAGGGTTTTAAAACAAACAGAAAAAAAGGACTCACTTTAGGGAACTATCAAGAATCAAGAATAAGAAGAATTCATGCAACATTAGATGAGTTCTTGAAGGCTAAAATATAG
- a CDS encoding MFS transporter, with the protein MSSSFVSENKLPRKTKFFYGLSEMPISIANVPLTAFIPNYYGSELGIPLAFIATILLVTRLFDCISDPLIGYLGDKTNTRWGRRKPWIFMSAPIIFFAVYKLFFPATDGSVDGNYLFIWLLVFWLGWTMLLIPYYAWGAELSPEYNERTSIAAWRAQIGMIANVASKVVPTLALLLFAYGGTREVIEMIGLAVLVLIPITIGATLYKVPESKDYNETRIPIMQGLRAMWGNHPFRVLVLAFGVCYIGMNLSTAVFLFYIRGIVQEEEAGIVFLLCYYSSLLCGIPFWTWASKYLGKNKTWAAGLTCFVVVTPTYLFLGPGDFLWTLPVTTICGFGAGATYVMPHSMKADVIDIDRLETGEDRTALFFAVWSFVMKLGAALGPALALAMLSWSGFDSTPGAYNGPDQLLGLRLIFGLSTPIFFGATAIIMLFYPITEKKQIEVRKKIEEQRAMQPESG; encoded by the coding sequence ATGTCCTCAAGTTTTGTTTCAGAAAATAAATTACCAAGGAAAACTAAGTTTTTTTATGGTTTATCCGAGATGCCCATTTCTATAGCAAATGTTCCGCTCACTGCTTTTATTCCAAATTATTATGGATCTGAACTTGGAATTCCTTTGGCGTTTATAGCAACAATTCTATTAGTAACCCGTTTATTTGATTGTATCTCAGATCCTCTTATCGGATATTTAGGGGATAAAACTAATACTAGATGGGGAAGAAGAAAGCCTTGGATATTTATGTCTGCTCCCATAATATTCTTTGCAGTTTATAAATTATTTTTTCCTGCAACAGACGGTTCGGTAGATGGAAATTATTTATTTATTTGGTTATTAGTTTTTTGGCTAGGTTGGACTATGCTATTAATCCCTTACTATGCTTGGGGGGCAGAATTGTCCCCTGAATATAATGAAAGGACTAGCATTGCAGCTTGGAGAGCGCAGATAGGCATGATAGCTAATGTTGCAAGTAAGGTTGTTCCTACTTTGGCGCTTCTTCTTTTTGCTTATGGGGGAACAAGGGAAGTTATAGAAATGATAGGTCTGGCTGTATTAGTATTGATTCCTATTACTATAGGTGCCACTTTATATAAAGTGCCGGAATCAAAAGATTATAATGAAACTCGCATACCTATAATGCAAGGGCTTAGGGCAATGTGGGGAAATCATCCATTTAGAGTTTTAGTGCTTGCTTTTGGAGTTTGCTATATCGGCATGAACCTATCTACGGCTGTATTTTTATTTTATATTCGAGGAATTGTTCAAGAGGAGGAAGCAGGTATTGTATTTTTGCTCTGTTATTATTCTTCTTTACTATGTGGCATTCCATTTTGGACTTGGGCTTCTAAATATCTAGGTAAAAATAAGACTTGGGCAGCAGGCTTAACCTGTTTTGTTGTTGTAACTCCTACTTACCTTTTTTTAGGTCCAGGGGATTTTCTTTGGACCCTTCCTGTTACAACAATATGTGGATTTGGAGCAGGAGCTACCTATGTGATGCCCCATTCTATGAAAGCAGATGTAATAGATATTGATAGATTAGAAACAGGGGAAGATAGAACAGCTCTTTTCTTTGCTGTTTGGTCTTTTGTAATGAAACTAGGGGCAGCTTTAGGTCCTGCTCTAGCCCTAGCTATGTTATCTTGGTCTGGTTTTGATTCAACACCAGGCGCCTATAATGGACCTGATCAACTTTTAGGTTTGAGATTAATATTTGGACTTTCTACCCCAATATTTTTTGGCGCCACGGCAATAATTATGCTTTTTTATCCCATAACAGAAAAAAAACAAATTGAAGTTAGAAAGAAAATTGAGGAACAAAGAGCTATGCAACCTGAGTCAGGCTAA
- a CDS encoding MBL fold metallo-hydrolase, translated as MQLKENQWQIGKVKITRILESEGAFGLFVVPEATPENLEGMDWLKPHFVNEKWVPMVSIHALIIDTPSKTIVVDTCLGNDKKRSVPGWSDLHTSFIDDMKGAGYPPNQVDAVLCTHLHTDHVGWNTTLINGKWVPTFKNAEYLFAKDEWKYTEQQSSKDPHYNEFFIDSIEPIKEAGLIRFVETNEIICEEITLEPTLGHTPGHVSVRIESEGEKAAITGDFLHHPSQMEKLDWESIADWDANLAKETRRKKLKEYSEEDILVFGTHFASPSAGKVIKKGDHFEFDVK; from the coding sequence ATGCAATTAAAAGAAAATCAGTGGCAAATAGGAAAAGTTAAGATAACTAGAATATTAGAAAGTGAGGGAGCGTTTGGATTATTTGTTGTTCCCGAAGCTACTCCTGAAAACCTTGAAGGTATGGACTGGTTAAAGCCGCATTTTGTGAATGAGAAATGGGTGCCTATGGTCAGCATACATGCACTTATTATTGATACTCCATCTAAAACTATTGTGGTAGATACTTGCTTAGGTAATGATAAAAAAAGGTCAGTTCCTGGCTGGAGTGATCTGCATACCAGTTTTATAGATGACATGAAGGGTGCAGGATATCCTCCCAATCAGGTAGATGCAGTTCTCTGTACACATCTTCATACTGATCATGTTGGTTGGAATACGACTCTCATTAATGGAAAATGGGTGCCAACTTTTAAAAATGCAGAGTATTTGTTTGCTAAGGATGAATGGAAATATACAGAACAACAATCTTCTAAAGATCCTCACTACAATGAATTCTTTATTGACTCTATTGAGCCTATAAAGGAGGCGGGGCTAATAAGATTTGTAGAGACAAATGAGATTATCTGTGAGGAGATAACTTTAGAGCCTACCCTGGGTCATACTCCAGGTCATGTAAGTGTTCGCATTGAATCGGAAGGAGAAAAGGCAGCTATTACTGGAGACTTTCTTCACCACCCATCACAAATGGAGAAATTAGATTGGGAGTCAATTGCTGATTGGGATGCTAATTTAGCTAAAGAAACTAGACGTAAAAAGCTAAAGGAGTATTCAGAAGAAGATATATTGGTTTTTGGTACTCACTTTGCAAGTCCTTCAGCAGGCAAAGTAATAAAAAAAGGGGACCATTTTGAATTTGATGTTAAATAA